In Deinococcus aerophilus, one genomic interval encodes:
- the dnaB gene encoding replicative DNA helicase, with protein sequence MELTPRVPPHSNDAEISVLGSVLLDNDTLSQLGDTVAPEMFYREGHRKIFAAMRTLQERGEPVDLVTLSEDLRGKGQLDEVGGLTYLIGLSDQVPTAAYAEHYARIVGEKHTLRQLISASGKAMQLAYDAQLPLEDLLDRAEKMIFEVAEHKKKGEASQAMGEVVHDTFEYITLLHQNKGIPDGVSSGFKDLDEQISGLQKGSLNVLAARPSMGKTAFALSIAQNVALRGEKTVAVFSLEMPSVQLALRMLCSEARVDMNRIRSGQLNERDFERLAHAAGRLAEAPMVIDDEPDLTLNGLRSKLRRMAAQHGQLGLVVIDYLQLMSGGKSSGGSDNRQQEISTISRGLKGLAREMEVPIIVLSQLSRAVEQRPNHRPMLSDLRESGAIEQDADIVMFIYRDEYYNKETDQQGIAEIIIGKQRNGPVGTVRLQFHSSHVRFNDLAPEGV encoded by the coding sequence TTGGAACTCACGCCGCGCGTTCCACCGCACAGCAATGATGCCGAGATCAGCGTCCTGGGCAGCGTTCTGCTCGACAACGACACCCTGTCGCAACTGGGCGACACGGTGGCTCCAGAAATGTTCTACCGCGAGGGCCACCGCAAGATCTTTGCTGCCATGCGCACGCTGCAGGAGCGCGGCGAGCCGGTCGATCTGGTCACGCTCAGCGAGGATCTGCGCGGCAAGGGCCAGCTGGACGAGGTGGGCGGACTGACCTACCTGATCGGCCTGTCGGATCAGGTGCCCACCGCCGCCTACGCCGAACACTACGCGCGCATCGTGGGCGAGAAACACACCCTGCGTCAGCTGATCAGCGCGTCGGGCAAGGCCATGCAGCTGGCGTACGACGCCCAGCTTCCGCTGGAAGACCTGCTTGACCGCGCCGAGAAGATGATCTTCGAGGTCGCCGAGCACAAGAAGAAGGGCGAGGCGTCCCAGGCGATGGGAGAGGTCGTTCACGACACCTTCGAGTACATCACGCTGCTGCACCAGAACAAGGGCATCCCGGACGGCGTCAGCAGCGGCTTCAAGGACCTCGACGAGCAGATCTCGGGCCTGCAGAAGGGCAGCCTGAACGTGCTGGCGGCGCGGCCCTCGATGGGCAAGACGGCCTTTGCGCTGTCCATCGCCCAGAACGTGGCGCTGCGCGGTGAGAAAACGGTCGCGGTCTTCAGCCTGGAAATGCCCAGCGTGCAGCTGGCCCTGCGCATGCTGTGCAGCGAAGCGCGGGTGGACATGAACCGCATCCGCAGCGGGCAGCTCAACGAGCGGGATTTCGAGCGGCTGGCACACGCGGCGGGCCGCCTGGCAGAGGCGCCGATGGTCATCGACGACGAGCCGGACCTGACCCTCAACGGGCTGCGCAGCAAATTGCGGCGCATGGCCGCTCAGCACGGACAGCTGGGCCTGGTGGTCATCGACTACCTGCAGCTGATGTCGGGGGGCAAGAGCTCGGGTGGCAGCGACAACCGCCAGCAGGAAATCAGCACCATCTCGCGCGGTCTCAAGGGTCTGGCCCGCGAGATGGAAGTGCCGATCATCGTGCTGAGTCAGCTCAGCCGCGCGGTGGAGCAGCGGCCCAACCACCGTCCCATGCTCAGCGACCTGCGAGAATCCGGCGCGATCGAGCAGGACGCCGACATCGTGATGTTCATCTACCGCGACGAGTACTACAACAAGGAAACCGATCAGCAGGGCATTGCTGAGATCATCATCGGCAAGCAGCGCAACGGTCCCGTGGGCACGGTCCGGCTGCAGTTCCACAGCTCGCATGTTCGCTTCAACGACCTGGCCCCGGAGGGTGTGTAA
- a CDS encoding NUDIX domain-containing protein, whose translation MTGDGVKNAGAGGQRRRRRRRSPNTGSAQLKPGQVTNTVAVPTPAAPSKRGQKRPLADPRIAVGCIVLRGDEILLVRERGRWSLPKGGLESGELVQDGARRETFEETGLVVELRDLAFIVEFKAQTWGHHLQFFYTGREAGGKLEPRDPDRDVQEARFVPIRQLREFIRFRPRLVALETWLRERRPRHFVFNLDKEPAMLRKRRRVGEPGVTVNDTELTDEPDL comes from the coding sequence ATGACCGGTGACGGCGTCAAGAATGCGGGGGCAGGCGGACAGCGGCGGCGGCGGCGGCGGCGCAGCCCCAATACGGGATCGGCGCAGCTCAAGCCCGGACAGGTAACGAACACGGTGGCGGTGCCCACGCCCGCCGCGCCCAGCAAGCGTGGACAGAAGCGCCCGCTGGCCGATCCGCGCATCGCGGTGGGCTGCATCGTGCTGCGCGGCGACGAGATCCTGCTCGTGCGCGAGCGGGGCCGCTGGTCGCTGCCCAAGGGCGGTCTGGAATCCGGCGAACTCGTGCAGGACGGCGCGCGCCGCGAGACCTTCGAGGAAACCGGGCTGGTCGTGGAACTGCGGGATCTGGCCTTTATCGTGGAGTTCAAGGCGCAGACCTGGGGACACCACCTGCAGTTCTTCTACACAGGCCGTGAAGCGGGCGGCAAGCTGGAACCGCGCGACCCCGACCGCGACGTGCAGGAGGCCCGCTTCGTGCCCATCCGGCAGCTGCGCGAGTTCATCCGCTTCCGCCCGCGGCTGGTCGCCCTGGAAACCTGGCTGCGCGAGCGCCGTCCCCGTCACTTCGTCTTCAACCTGGACAAGGAACCCGCCATGCTGCGCAAGCGCCGCCGGGTGGGCGAGCCGGGCGTGACGGTCAACGACACCGAACTGACTGACGAACCGGATTTGTAG